One window from the genome of Spiractinospora alimapuensis encodes:
- a CDS encoding ferric reductase-like transmembrane domain-containing protein, translating to MSSHPSQRQRVRRQQSRVDTRSLRQDLRHLLLDASVAFAVTLAIFVLLYWRVEAGTSQTLMVMPNLDDARRYWLYWACQAFGWSGLLWAWITVLLGLLRSTAPGRWSVVSHARVERWHRVTSLTTIGLMFAHAFAFFLERIRDTGEGDGLGDRMASAFVEVFVPGGYDSGTGQVAILVGLIAFYLAIPLGLSFYVRWWMGARLWRVLHRFVIVVYVLSVWHTLLYGTNVWFDGWFRTVVWALQLPIALVFLVRLLTPLRAEERLPRRRRESGGATGIPVAVLLRLGGRLVVGAAVVVVLLVTVTGRDGGRTPGQETGDMLVTQPMVWGGLAVFLTVLCAVGLAVALARDDRASRTERTRSTERPERTRTAGS from the coding sequence GTCCTCACACCCCTCCCAACGCCAACGTGTCCGCCGGCAGCAGAGCCGTGTCGACACCCGTAGCCTGCGCCAGGACCTCAGGCACCTGCTCCTGGACGCCAGCGTCGCCTTCGCCGTCACCCTGGCGATCTTCGTGCTCCTCTACTGGCGCGTCGAGGCGGGCACCTCGCAGACCCTGATGGTGATGCCCAATCTCGACGACGCCCGCCGCTACTGGCTCTATTGGGCGTGCCAGGCGTTCGGTTGGTCCGGGCTGTTGTGGGCGTGGATCACCGTGCTTCTGGGCCTCCTGCGGTCCACCGCTCCCGGACGCTGGAGCGTCGTCTCCCACGCGCGCGTCGAACGCTGGCACCGGGTGACCAGCCTGACCACCATCGGCCTCATGTTCGCCCACGCCTTCGCCTTCTTCCTCGAGCGGATACGCGACACCGGGGAGGGGGACGGTCTGGGTGACCGGATGGCGTCGGCGTTCGTCGAGGTGTTCGTGCCCGGCGGGTACGACTCCGGTACGGGGCAGGTCGCCATCCTCGTCGGGCTGATCGCCTTCTACCTCGCGATCCCGCTCGGGCTGTCGTTCTACGTCCGGTGGTGGATGGGCGCACGGCTGTGGCGCGTACTCCACCGCTTCGTCATCGTGGTCTACGTGCTCAGCGTCTGGCACACCTTGCTCTACGGCACCAACGTGTGGTTCGACGGGTGGTTCCGCACCGTTGTGTGGGCGCTCCAACTGCCGATCGCCCTGGTGTTCCTCGTGCGTCTGCTGACACCCCTTCGGGCCGAGGAAAGGCTCCCGCGCCGCCGGCGGGAGTCGGGGGGCGCTACCGGGATTCCGGTCGCCGTGCTGCTTCGCCTCGGAGGACGTCTCGTCGTGGGCGCGGCGGTCGTGGTCGTCCTGCTGGTCACGGTCACCGGGCGCGACGGGGGACGAACCCCGGGGCAGGAGACCGGGGACATGCTGGTCACCCAGCCGATGGTGTGGGGCGGGCTGGCCGTCTTCCTCACCGTGCTCTGCGCGGTGGGTTTGGCGGTCGCTCTCGCCCGTGACGACCGGGCGTCGCGGACGGAACGGACGCGGAGCACGGAGCGCCCCGAGCGGACACGGACCGCCGGGAGCTAG